The genomic stretch AGCTTAGAGAAGAGTGGTGGAACCCCATTGCATATCCCGAGACAGAGATATCATATATGAGTGGATATCATAAGGTAATGCCAGTGGCAGTTTTCACGATAAACAACAGAAAGTGGTCTAcctaagagagagagagacggAAAGAGTGCGTATGGTGGGGTAAGAGGAAACTAATAAAGTCAGGGGTCGGCTGTAGCCTAACAGCATTTGGCTTTAGAGAAATCAATGGAACGATTGAAATATCGAAATGAAAGGAAATGATTGGTTCCCTAATTCTCTGCGGTAAAAAGAGAAGAGTCTGACTTTTGTATGTAATGAGGATATTGATTTGTCCTTATGGGTGTCAAAGTTATCAAACAAATAATTTTTAAGCCATTTTTTGTAGTGTTTGATAGAgttagaaagtgcttttaagcacttgttttaagtttaatgacaaaaataagccaaaaattaAAATTCCTAATTTATGGCTTAAAAGTTATTTTAGCTTAAACGTCACTTAAAATAAATTTATCCAAACGACCTCTAAAACATTAAAAAAtaacactttttttttaaaatttagttGGTTAAACAGTCatgataaataaagaaaaaactttTGTTAGTCTTATTCGGTaattgaaggggagccttggcgtaactgataaagttactgccatgtgaccaggaggtctcGGGTTCAAACCGTAGAAATAGCCTCttgtagaaatgcagggtaagactgagtacaatagacccttgtggtccggctctTCCCCGGACCCTAcgcatagcggaagcttagtgcaCCAGGCTGCCCCGTTAATCTGATTTGGTAATTACACAAATTATACAGAATGAACAATCAATTAAAGGATAATTTTGAATTGGACGGGTTAAATTATGACTTATTGTTTAGTTCAGATTGACCAATTTTAAaccaaaaaattctttttatgaCCAAACCAATTTATCACTTCAACCTGATGTTCAACCCGTTTATTTGAAAGAAGAATTCGAGCCCGTTTGAATGAGCTTGTTTTAAGTTACTTTTAAGCCAAATAGTTTTTAAGCCATAAGTTAGGAATTCTAATTTTTTGGTTTTGGCTTGTTTTTGtgattttagcttaaaaataagtgcttaaaagcacttttttactttattcaaACATTACAAAATGACTTAAAAGCTATTTTGGCTTAAAAACACTTACAAcaagccaatccaaacgggctcttaaccTAAATAGTAATTGCTTAAATTATGCCGCTCACATCGcctataatatatgtataattatatataattaatacATAATTTATGTATACTAACTAAAAATGTAAACTATCAATTTGATCTACTACTTGTATAATGATTCGGGATTTTATTTGTCATTGTCATTATATAGTGACTTTAAGAATCCAGCGCATCAATAAagattgtggtggaatgataatCCTTGCTAAAAATTTTGAATTTAAGCCCCGACTAGAAAATCACATTTGTCAAGAGGACTGCTTTCCTTCCCCCGTTATGAAACTTCCCGATGCATATTCAAATTTAATCAGGCGTTATTGCGAATATCAAATACCtgaccaaaaacaaaaaaaatgaacctGGCCGCAGAAGGACTGATTATTGGGAAGAGGGGCGGACAAGAGGGGTGCATATCTTATCTCTGTACCCCTTTAAGCCCTCTTTTTTATGCACCAACTTGATCCATTTTTCATTTACCCACTAGTCCCACTACTCTTGTCACCCTCACGTGAACCCATCctcttccttttactttttgcAACTTCAACCAACTTTCTTCTTCTCTCTTATATAATTAGCTGTCTACTCTATGTATATATAAATGAAAAACTGAGACATTTCTAGCCATAACAAAAGAGCACCATTAGCCACCGCTCTTACATAAGAATCATCAGCTCTTCTTTCATTTCAGATCAAAATCTAACAACGCTTAGCAAAAAAAAATGCCTCCTAGTTCTCCAGATTCATCTGTTTTACTCCAAAGAATAAGCTCCAACACTACTCCTGATTTTGCCTGTAAACAATCTCAGCAATTACAAAGGCGTACTATGCCGATACCTTGTACGACACAAGTCCCAGATTCCGTTGTCCGATTCCATACTCACCCAGTGGGTCCCAACCAGTGCTGCTCCGCCGTGATCCAGCGGATTTCCGCCCCCGTCTCCACCGTATGGTCAGTTGTCCGCCGCTTCGACAACCCGCAAGCATACAAGCATTTCGTCAAGAGCTGCCACGTCATCGTAGGGGATGGTGACGTCGGCACTCTCCGCGAGGTTCGCGTGATCTCAGGCCTTCCAGCTGCGTCCAGCACGGAAAGACTCGAGATCCTCGACGACGAGCGCCATGTCATCAGCTTCAGCGTAGTCGGCGGGGACCACCGACTCGCGAATTACCGTTCCGTCACCACCCTCCACCCGGAACCGTCTGGTGACGGGACGACCATCGTCGTTGAATCCTACGTTGTTGATGTACCACCTGGTAATACTAGAGATGAAACGTGTGTTTTCGTCGATACCATCGTCAAATGCAACCTCACATCGTTATCGCAGATCGCAGTAAACTTGAACAGAAGAAAAGATTCTTGAAATATAGAATATATTTACAAAGCTGATCGATGATGCTTTTGATGATGATCTTATAAGCGATGATTTTTTTGGGGTTGCAATGGTCTGAAAATCGTTGCACCTTTTCAGATCATGTGCTTATTATAATCTCCTGGTTGTCATCACTTGTTGAAGATAAGTTCTTGGTTAAATCTTGTGTTACCGAATTAATTTCATTCTCTTTATATTAAGTACTTGGTTCTTTTTTTTGCCTCATTGCTCTATGTTTAACTTTGTCAGTGTATTTGTGAAAATAAAAAGGATTCAGAGGGCAAATTTTTCTCAAATACTGGTGTTCATTACTTTATCTTCATGTAGTTACATAGGGATCTTCTTTCGAGTGTTTATTTGCTGAATTACAATTTCGAGTCATATATTGGATGTTATTAGTACAACTAAAAGGTTATAGGGACAGTCGGGTGGACGAACTATCTCTTCGAGGGAGTGGCGCATCCAAGAGGGTGTGATGTATGCGATCTTCGAAGAATCTTGGTTCGAACTCGTTGCCTACAACTTCATCGCTGATCTAAGACTACTTCACAGCTAAAAGGTTACACTATTCAATAAAAAGCCGCCCTTACAGTTATCTAAATTTTACCTAGAAATAGAGCACGGTATTACCGAGTTTACGGCAGGaagataactttttttttttttggtaatacaTAATGTAAATATGTATCTATACAGCATACTAAAAGTACCATTACTGTCTTTTGATTTCAACATGTTATTTCCTCTGAAAATTGCAAATTGCACGGGATGTTCTATTTGGTTGCCCCATTTAATATatactcatttttttaaaaacttcagtCCCCTTTCTCCTCATCCTTCTCCCAGTAATCTCCATATCTCTTCGGAACTTAACATTGATGTAACAATATCTTTCCTTCGGTGGCTTCACTCAATTCCGCAGAAGTCATCTTACTatacataattaaaataattaaaatctttattttcaattttttcttcAATGTTTGTCAAAAGAAAAGTCAATTGTGTTACCGGAATTCCAATTTAAAGTGTTCAGCTCAGAAGAATCTAGTCTTCTTAACATTTATGGAGCTATAATATCCCAACAGCTAAAATAGTACTACTTAATGCTATTTAAAGTCATCAGATCTC from Nicotiana sylvestris chromosome 12, ASM39365v2, whole genome shotgun sequence encodes the following:
- the LOC104236024 gene encoding abscisic acid receptor PYL4-like, translated to MPPSSPDSSVLLQRISSNTTPDFACKQSQQLQRRTMPIPCTTQVPDSVVRFHTHPVGPNQCCSAVIQRISAPVSTVWSVVRRFDNPQAYKHFVKSCHVIVGDGDVGTLREVRVISGLPAASSTERLEILDDERHVISFSVVGGDHRLANYRSVTTLHPEPSGDGTTIVVESYVVDVPPGNTRDETCVFVDTIVKCNLTSLSQIAVNLNRRKDS